In Candidatus Promineifilum breve, one genomic interval encodes:
- a CDS encoding lipoate--protein ligase — MLCITRHETDPYFNLAAEEYVMDHFDRDCFMLWRNAPTIIVGRHQNTLAEINVEYVRDNNLPVVRRMSGGGAVFHDLGNLNFTFVTAVDTSRNDVDFRRFTQPVLDALQGLGVNARFEGRNDLTIDGRKFSGNAEYIRRGRILHHGTLLFSARMTDVAAALRPDPAKFDDKAVKSVRSRVTNISEHLPRPMSVLEFRDCLLAHVMSETPAAVAYTFSPADVAAIERLRDAKYATWEWNYGHSPRYNFTKRIRTAGGSVEAALEVEAGIIRAARFYGDFFTRRDPAAVETALAGAPHRADELRARLAAAPVAETFVDVSAEELLAVLI; from the coding sequence ATGTTGTGCATTACCCGTCACGAAACCGACCCTTACTTCAACTTGGCGGCCGAAGAGTACGTCATGGACCACTTCGACCGCGACTGCTTTATGCTGTGGCGCAACGCGCCGACGATCATCGTCGGCCGCCACCAGAACACGTTGGCCGAGATCAACGTGGAGTACGTGCGCGATAATAACCTGCCCGTCGTGCGCCGTATGTCGGGCGGCGGCGCGGTCTTCCACGACCTGGGCAACCTGAACTTCACCTTCGTCACGGCCGTCGACACCTCCCGCAATGACGTCGACTTTCGCCGCTTCACCCAACCCGTCCTCGATGCGCTGCAGGGGCTGGGCGTCAACGCCCGCTTCGAGGGGCGCAACGACCTGACCATCGACGGCCGCAAGTTCTCCGGCAATGCCGAGTACATTCGCCGCGGCCGCATCCTCCACCACGGCACGCTGCTCTTCTCGGCCCGCATGACCGACGTGGCCGCCGCGCTACGGCCCGACCCGGCCAAGTTCGACGATAAGGCGGTCAAGTCGGTGCGCAGCCGGGTGACCAACATCAGCGAGCACCTGCCGCGGCCGATGAGTGTGCTGGAATTCCGCGACTGCCTGCTGGCCCACGTCATGAGCGAGACGCCGGCCGCCGTCGCCTACACCTTCAGCCCGGCCGACGTGGCGGCCATCGAGCGGCTGCGCGACGCGAAATACGCCACCTGGGAATGGAACTACGGCCATTCGCCGCGCTACAACTTCACGAAGCGCATACGCACAGCCGGCGGCTCGGTCGAAGCGGCGCTGGAAGTGGAAGCGGGGATCATCCGCGCCGCCCGCTTCTACGGCGACTTCTTCACCCGTCGCGACCCGGCGGCCGTCGAGACGGCGCTGGCCGGCGCGCCCCACCGCGCCGACGAGTTGCGCGCCCGGCTGGCGGCCGCGCCGGTGGCGGAGACCTTTGTCGATGTAAGCGCTGAGGAGTTGCTGGCGGTGTTGATTTAG